One Lucilia cuprina isolate Lc7/37 chromosome 4, ASM2204524v1, whole genome shotgun sequence DNA segment encodes these proteins:
- the LOC111674856 gene encoding DNA-directed RNA polymerase II subunit GRINL1A, producing the protein MACILRPKLNKIPGGGMPLAKKESYAKDLTKLTQVELREIKEREEKLLQNKSKLQKLPDKGKRIQDFYDKVLQELERRSNVDEAAKIFSNLNIASQGEKALNELEWQGNLKNLQENLNPLDDVLDSDDETEMDPLKIIAQRQMHERKVKVEPPEVKLITEEDLKEIESFKTDSPDSGVTTESNGEETQAAQAIEAEIVAIDIKEKLDNIKPKLQTLNSSINSINGESRSSSVCSHTLDLEPHVHYLVDKTETHVQPPIREKFKPYRTTVSNVHDPEKERQRKQGKNWEVTAATPPPIQHNGTQLLNLMDSVEIQAQYLLKLKELQEKQAAERLAAKLKRLEDRKLQLPSEEELKTKPSFTKYREPKSQTHNIEGEQKFNEDDEVHDPLDEEKSGGVNYTVYE; encoded by the exons atggCTTGTATATTACGaccaaaattgaataaaataccTGGCGGTGGTATGCCCTTGGCTAAAAAGGAGTCTTACGCCAAAGATCTCACCAAATTAACCCAGGTGGAATTAAGGGAAATTAAAGAACGAGAGGAgaaattattgcaaaataa ATCAAAATTACAGAAATTACCCGATAAAGGCAAACGCATACAAGACTTCTACGATAAGGTGCTGCAGGAACTGGAGAGACGTTCCAATGTAGATGAAGCTGCCAAAATCTTTTCCAACTTAAATATAGCATCTCAGGGTGAGAAAGCTTTAAATGAATTGGAGTGGCAgggaaatttgaaaaatttacaagaaaACCTAAATCCTTTGGACGATGTTTTAGATAGTGATGATGAAACTGAAATGGACCCCTTAAAGATAATAGCTCAAAGACAAATGCATGAAAGAAAAGTAAAAGTTGAACCACCCGAAGTTAAGTTAATAACGGAGGAAGATCTTAAAGAAATTGAATCTTTTAAGACAGATTCTCCAGATTCGGGTGTGACTACCGAATCAAACGGAGAAGAAACTCAGGCAGCGCAGGCTATAGAAGCTGAAATTGTGGCCATAGATATTAAGGAAAAATTAGATAATATTAAGCCTAAATTACAAACTTTAAACAGTAGTATCAATTCTATTAATGGAGAGTCTAGGAGTAGTAGTGTTTGCTCGCATACTTTAGATTTGGAGCCTCATGTTCATTATTTGGTAGATAAGACTGAAACGCATGTACAGCCACCTATTAGGGAAAAGTTTAAACCTTACCGCACTACCGTCTCTAATGTACATGATCCTGAAAAAGAAAGACAACGTAAACAAGGAAAAAATTGGGAAGTTACTGCAGCAACACCACCTCCAATACAGCATAATGGTACTCAGCTTCTCAATTTAATGGATTCTGTTGAAATTCAagcacaatatttattaaaattaaag gAACTCCAAGAAAAACAGGCCGCTGAGCGTTTGGCGGCTAAACTTAAACGTTTAGAAGATCGTAAATTGCAACTACCCTCTGAGGaggaattaaaaacaaaaccatcATTCACAAAATATCGCGAACCCAAGTCACAGACCCATAACATTGAGGGTGAACAAAAATTCAATGAAGATGACGAAGTTCATGATCCTCTAGACGAGGAAAAGTCAGGCGGTGTAAACTATACCGTATACGAGTAA